The following is a genomic window from Cryptococcus depauperatus CBS 7841 chromosome 2, complete sequence.
GAGTCGGGTGTTCAAGCCGAAGGGTATGAAGCTCTCAAACATGACGATTGTGTGAATAATCAAGAAACGCCACCCAATTCCGCGCTGTGGAAACGATCCAGAGAGAACTTTGAACACAATAGTTTCGCCAGCCGTGCTATAGCTTGGTTGCAAAGCATAGGAGAAATATTTCAGCAAAGAGCGTATGGATTGCCTATCAAGGGATTAACACTTGTCAAGGTTTGGTGGTTTTCACAATTTGTATTTGCAGCAGCCATGGCCGGTACATGGTTTGTGACCAGTGTGAGAGGCGCTTACATGATCACTGCTACCACTGGTTTTTGCTCGGCTTTGTCTCAATGTATGTAGAAGAGTTTGGCTGTTCTTTAACTGACTTTTGCAGGGGCGCCTTACTCCCTACTGGGCGAACTCATTCTTATCGACAAATCAAATGAAGCCGACCATGTTCTTGGTCCTTCTCATGTTTACACTCGAACTTCTATCGACGATCGTCACTCAATAGACGACGAGCCTTCCGACTCTCAAAATATCGTAATTCATTCCAACGTGTCTCCTAGCCACACCCCTTTACACTCTCGTCACGGTTCCCGCACAAATCTATTATTTGACGTAACTCAAGGGAGAGATAAGCCCTCCAGCCTGGATTTAGACAAGCCCCAGCTTGCTTTACAGAGCGGGGGACTATCTCCCCTCGTCATTCAGGGCGAAACACCAGTAGAACCTCCCTTGGGATCGACAGTAATTCTTCGCCATTCAGATGATTTCCTTCATATGTCAAACAACTCGAGCGAGCCATTCCATCATAATGGCAATTCTTATTCCTCTCACTTTACTTCACGCAACTCTACAGACCATACCAGTAGAGGATCGACAGGAACAGCAGACAAAGCCGGTGTCATACTAGGAATCCACAATGTCTTTCTGGTTTTGCCCCAATTCATAGTCACTTTCCTAAGCAGTATAATATTCTGGTGGATGGAGCCAGGCAGAGTGTTACCAGTACATCATCCAGGTGTGGTGCCTATACATACAAATGTCACTAACGCAGACATCATCGCTGAGGCCGCAACTGCAGCCACTAATGCAGTTGCGAGGCGTACAGTGGAGCTAATAAGCAGGGAACAGATGGAAGCCAATGTATCTTCGCCTGATGCTGTAGGACTGATCTTTAGAATAGGAGGAGTGAGCGCAGCAGTGGGTGGATGTTTATGCTGGAGACTTGCGCGCAGATGGGCCAAAACGCAGGGAAATTAGagcaaaagcaaggaaTCTCGCATTGTACCTGTGATATTGGATCAAGCCAAGTGGACATTTGTTGTAATCTTTTAGACAGATGATATAGATATTTTTTGATTCCGCATTTCCTAATGTTTGTGCCTCCACCTCAAAGCACCAAGTCTTGTTTTTAAGGGCAGCAGTGAATTGTttaaaaagataaataaataaagaaaagttaTTATTGTTGTATTTATTCATCATTAAAAAATGTCCAGTCCATATATACCGACTCTTTTCAGACCTGAAACGCCTCTAAGGCCCTCTCCTAGAGGTTCATATTTTAATCTTGCAGGTGCAGCGGCCAACGATGCGGCCTCTCCAAGCGGTGCTATCACTCCGAATTCAGACTTAGCCGGAAATTACAGCatcaaggaagaaaaggaaaagttgagagTACAGAGAGAGGCGCAGGAGAAGCTGCTCGAGGTACAAGATGGACTGgagaaggcaaagaaggaagacgCTGGGATGCCCGTCGCTTCGCCTGGTCAGTTCATTTGGCATGCCGGCTTGGGCGATCCAAAAGTATGACAAACCTGACTATAATGTCAATAAAGTACTGCCAATTCTCAGTTATTGCTTAGCTTCAATAATGATGACTGTGGTGAACAAGTTTGTTGTGTCTGGCCGTAACTTTTCCATGACTTTTCTATGTGAGTTATCCAGCGATTGACTATCCCCCTGAGAACTGCTAATGTTTGTTACGATTGAATAGTATTGACTATTCAGTCTTTTGTTTGTGTTGCTTGTGTTTGGATTGCAAAGCGAACAGGATTCGTTCATTGTGAGCATGGCAGCTTACCTACTTTGTGCTCCTATTGAGGTGACTGCCTAATAGTCCGCGATTGGGATTACAATGATGCGCGTGCTTGGTTTCCTGTGTCTGTAAGAATGAGCTTTAATCTTATTTGTGTCGTATCTGGCTAATCACATACCTCAGTCCCTTCTTGTTGTCGTCATCTATACGGGCTCCAAGTCATTACAGTTTCTCTCTATTCCTGTCTACACGTGAGTTCTCTTTGCCTCCTTATCCCTTGGTGATCAACCAGTCTGAAACCTGGGCAGTATATTCAAAAACCTTACCATAATTCTCATTGCTTATGGCGAAGTCACCTGGTTCGGTGGTCACGTCACCCCTTTAACCCTTTGTTCGTTTTTCCTCATGGTCGGCTCATCCATCATTGCTGCTTGGTCAGACATCTCCACAACGCTTGTTAGACTCTCTATGGGAGTAGCTATCATTGATCCAACCAGCGGAGTAGATGTGCCACTACCAAATAATGTGGCAAGTCAATTCAATATCGGATATCTGTGGATGTTTGTCAACTGCATAGCTTCTGCTGCCTACGTGAGTCACCCCCATCATTTATTATTACCAATACATAGTTGGATTCTGTTAATAATAGCCATAGGTCTTGTTCATGCGTAAACGCATCAAGGCTACAGGATTTAAAGACTGGGATTCCATGTTTTACAATAATCTTTTGTCCATTCCTGtcctttttgtcttttctttgattaTCGAGGAATGGAACGctgcttcttttgctcgCAATTTGTAGGTTTGATTTTCTGTTTCCGTTTTGCACGACGTCATACTGAATTTTTGTGGACAGCCCGATCGAAGGCCGAAATTTTCTCTTATCGGCTATTGCCTTTTCTGGTGCAGCAGCAgccttcatctcttattCTACCGCCTGGTGTGTTCGAGTTTGCGGCGCCACGACCTATTCTCTCGTCGGTGCACTCAACAAACTTCCCGTTGCCGCCAGTGgtatcctcttctttggtGATCTCGTCAATTTTGGTAACATCTCTGCCATATTAGTTGGCGGGCTTTCAGGGATTGTGTACGCAGTAGCTAAAACTAATCAATCCAAAGTAGACAGAGCAaagcaaggaaaaaggGGAGACAGCAATGCATAAATTGATGGCCATTGCATCTAGGTCGGGTGTATCAATTGGTTAGGTAATCATGTTAAATATATCAAAATCGCGTAAacctccatcatctttatAGAGTGTCACAGATATAGAAGCTTAGTATATGCTATACAAAATCTACATAGCTACACCTATTACATGCTGCATTCTCAAGATATCGATCTGTTCAGTTGAACATGAATCTGATCAGATGGCGACAAGATAAAGAATTCAGTCATTTGCATTATTGAAACTTGGAATTTCCATCACCACCTCCCTCGACCTCTTAACATTCCAAACccattttgatttctttgattttgcatCATCGGTCTCACTCCTGCCATTGGTCTCGTTGTTTTCTCGTTCGGAAGAGACAGCAACGGCGAACCTTCATCTACCTTGGATTTATCATCGAACCCTCTACCTTTTCTCTTAACATCTGGATCGTCGTCTCCAAGAGATTCAAATGAGCGGAAATAGGATGTGGTAGTGGAAGGTCGGTTACTTGCACGATTTTTAATAGAGATCTGAGCTGGAGCTGCCGGGGTCGGGAGAAGTTCCATCTCTCGAACGGGTTTCGCTTTTGATACTAATGTTGGTGCTGAAACCGATGTTGATGGATTAACCATAGTAGAGGGAGGGGCAGAAAGGTTATCCAGAGAGCCAAAATTTACTTGCAGGGACCTTTGGAAAGGAGCGGTAGTAGCATTAGATACGGGTACATTGAGCCTCTCTCTCAGCGAACGTTTGACAGTCTGTGTCTGAGATGACATTTGAGATAGTGGTGCGACGGAGATTGAGGATACGTTTATTTGGCCAGCACTGCCAGACAATCTTGATAGCAAAGCCGCTCCTCCGCGATCCCTTGGtctctcatcttttcttttctggtCTGTTGTATCGCCGTTCATGTCTAATCTGTTTTTTTTGCTACGATCTTCAAAAGGTTCCTGTTGATCTCTATGTCTTTTACTTGTAACACTGCTAATCTGCATAGCCTCAGAAGCAGGTGAGGCCTCAGGAATAATTGTGGATGAGGTAGGAGGAGCTGGGAATGCTGATACCAATGGCGCTAATCCGGCGCGTTCTGTCGAAGAGCTCTTCATCGACTCCTTGAAAGAAGCGCCGTTCTGACGAGCAGGAAAAGAGAGCGTTGACGGTATGTTTGGTAAAGAATGGTGAGGGAGGAGCGTAGAAGTTCCAGGGCCTGAATACGGGGGACCGGAAGAAGCAAATGCACCTCGACTACCAGCTCGCGGCCCTTGTGGTGGGGGCCTTGAAAATTGATTGCCCATACTGCCACGCTGATTCgaagcttgagaagatgACTGAGAGGGGACGCGATCTCTTTGAGGTTGCCATGATGGTATTATTGGAATAGATTCTGCCCATGGATTACCTAATACCTTCAAAACATAAGCTTGACTATAGTGCGAGGGTGATAAGGGTTTATTTACTTCGAGCATGGTCCGTATATTATTCCATTTGGAAACATGGTCTCTTGATCTTGCTTCTGCCTCTCTTGCTCGCCCAACCAAGTCATGACAGTCGTTAGCAAGCTTTGGCGTTATATAATCTGATCTATGGTTTTTCTGTATAGAGTTAGCTAAACATCGTTCATGGTAGATTTTTTATGATACTTACATGATTGGCTAGCACATagacagagaagagaataaTTTCGAATAATGGTCCAGAGCTTTCAAAGTTGTAAGTTTGTGTCATTGACTTTACGCCGTCCTATAAATCTGTAAGTTTGGTACACCATTCGTCTTGTTGAAGACATACGACAAAAGATTTTAAAACCCCTTCAACAAAACCTCTAACTACATCTCTCTCTACCAGATCCGAATCATCtaccatcttttcatcgTTCCATTTCTCTAAACTCTGTAGAGCCCATGACCGACAGTTTTCCATTAAATCCCTTGCAGGGATGTCATTCTTTAGGGAGAGTTGTGTCACAGCAGCACCATGATAAGACAAGAAATAGAGGGGTAATCGTGTGTCAAAATTGATTGGCAGCCTGTTGAGATACTCTTTGAAGAGCTGGATGATTGGTTGGGTTTTTTTGAGGCTTGATTCGGGCGTTGCAAGGCGAGTGATGTTTTTCACAGTTTCTGCAACTGTCTCTGGGCTTGTGTTGTTGCCCGAAACGGTTGAAAGGGGTATCAACAGTTTgataatctttttcttttcatcttgattcACCTCTGGCAGCACCGACACAAATTCTCTTCTAAACGTATCTTCCACGTCTGTGTGCTTGCCGGATTCCAATAACTCACTTCGGTCAGTGACAGAGTCGTACTCTAGAAAATCTAGAATATTATTGCGGGATGCGCCGGTCTCATCTTCCGAGCTTCGACAGTCATCCGCCATTACGGAAAACACATCTGATGGTGAGACGGTTAAGAGCGTATGCAGAGACTCTCGCACATATTTCAGTTCACGTGTTTCTGCTTCGTTTAGCTTGCAACCTCGAGATGGGAGACGAAAGAACATACGACTTGCAAGTAG
Proteins encoded in this region:
- a CDS encoding GDP-mannose transporter 2, which produces MSSPYIPTLFRPETPLRPSPRGSYFNLAGAAANDAASPSGAITPNSDLAGNYSIKEEKEKLRVQREAQEKLLEVQDGLEKAKKEDAGMPVASPVLPILSYCLASIMMTVVNKFVVSGRNFSMTFLLLTIQSFVCVACVWIAKRTGFVHFRDWDYNDARAWFPVSSLLVVVIYTGSKSLQFLSIPVYTIFKNLTIILIAYGEVTWFGGHVTPLTLCSFFLMVGSSIIAAWSDISTTLVRLSMGVAIIDPTSGVDVPLPNNVASQFNIGYLWMFVNCIASAAYVLFMRKRIKATGFKDWDSMFYNNLLSIPVLFVFSLIIEEWNAASFARNFPIEGRNFLLSAIAFSGAAAAFISYSTAWCVRVCGATTYSLVGALNKLPVAASGILFFGDLVNFGNISAILVGGLSGIVYAVAKTNQSKVDRAKQGKRGDSNA